A single region of the Neomonachus schauinslandi chromosome 3, ASM220157v2, whole genome shotgun sequence genome encodes:
- the LOC123324334 gene encoding uncharacterized protein LOC123324334 — protein sequence MAAPASDSGGGERSPSTSPGSSTGAGVPAAGARDSGDAGARSAAVTVPGLPPLEDYECKICYNYFDADRRAPKLLACLHTFCQECLSQLQLRAAAAAAAAAAASAAPERPLRPNCKRAALTAGCVCVVFSFLSMVVLLFTGLIFVNHYGGGGGPPGGGAPPGAAPATGSPSPSPVGPICLSVASILALFSVVVTWVICWLKYRPEGAAASSAGGGGGGPRARAAAGGGTRRSDT from the exons ATGGCAGCGCCGGCGAGCGACAGCGGCGGCGGCGAGCGGAGCCCAAGCACCAGCCCCGGGAGCTCGACAGGAGCCGGGGTCCCCGCGGCGGGAGCCCGGGACAGCGGGGACGCGGGAGCTCGGAGCGCCGCGGTGACGGTCCCCGGCCTCCCTCCGCTCGAGGACTACGAATGCAAAATCTGTTACAACTACTTCGACGCGGACCGGCGCGCGCCCAAGCTGCTGGCGTGCCTGCACACCTTCTGCCAGGAGTGCCTGAGCCAGCTGCAgctccgcgccgccgccgccgccgccgccgccgccgccgccagcgcCGCGCCTGAGCGCCCGCTGCGCCCG AACTGCAAGCGCGCCGCGCTCACCGCCGGCTGCGTGTGCGTcgtcttctccttcctctccatgGTGGTGCTGCTCTTCACCGGCCTCATCTTCGTCAACCACTACGGCGGCGGCGGGGGACCTCCCGGCGGCGGGGCGCCCCCTGGCGCTGCCCCGGCAACTGGGTCGCCCTCGCCTTCGCCCGTGGGGCCCATCTGCCTGTCGGTGGCCAGCATCCTGGCGCTCTTCTCGGTCGTCGTCACTTGGGTCATCTGCTGGCTCAAGTACCGGCCCGAGGGTGCGGCCGCGAGCTCCgctgggggcggcgggggtggcCCGAGGGCGCGGGCGGCGGCCGGCGGCGGCACGCGGAGGAGCGACACGTAG